In Desulfovibrio sp. Fe33, the genomic window TGGACCATGCCCGCGTTGGTGAAGAGCAGGGTCGGGTCGTCTTTGGGGGTCAGCGGAGAGGACTCCACAATGGTATGGCCGTTCCTCTCGAAATATTCGAGGAACCGCCTGCGAATTTCATTGGCTTTCATCGTTTTAATGTTCTCCAGGGAAAGGTATTGCCGAATAAAAGCGCCCCGGGCTCTAGGACCGGGGCGCTCCTTTCGGGCTGAAAATCGGGCTATTCGCCGGAGTCACCGGCATCGCCGGCGTCACCAGTGGTTTCCTCGGGCGCGTCGCGGAATCCGAGGTGGGTCATAAGGGCCTCTTCGATGGCCTCGGCGAGGTCCGGGTTGTCCGTGAGCAGGGCGCGGACGTTCTCCTTGCCCTGGCCCAGCTTTTCGGAGCCGAAACCATACCACGCGCCGGACTTCTCGATGATGCCGTTCTCGACGCCCATGTCGATGAGCTCACCCATGCGGGAGATGCCCTGGCCGTAAAGCACATCCACTTCGGCCTGGCGGAAGGGCGGGGCCACCTTGTTCTTGACCACCTTGATGCGGGCGCGGATGCCGTACGCCTCTTCCTTGTCCTTGAGGGTCTGGATGCGGCGGATGTCGAGACGGCAGGACGCGTAGAACTTGAGCGCGTTGCCGCCCGAGGTCGTTTCGGGGTTGCCGTAGCCGGTCATGCCGATCTTCATGCGGATCTGGTTGATGAAGATGACCACGCAGTTGGACTTGTGGATGGTGCCGGTCAGCTTGCGCAGGGCGTGCGACATGAGCCGCGCCTGGCTGCCCACCTGGGTTTCGCCCATCTGGCCTTCCAGTTCGGACTGCGGGATGAGCGCGGCCACCGAGTCGATGACCACCACGTCCAGCGCGCCGGAACGGACCAGCAGGTCGGCGATTTCGAGCGCCTGCTCGCCGTAGTCGGGCTGCGAGATGAGCAGCTCTTCGGTCTTGACGCCGAGCCGTTTGGCGTAGCCGGGGTCAAGGGCGTGTTCGGCGTCCACGAAGGCCGCTGCGCCGCCCCTCTTCTGGGCCTGGGCGATGATGTGCAGCGCCAGGGTGGTCTTTCCCGAGGATTCGGGGCCGAAGATTTCGATGACGCGTCCGCGCGGCACGCCGCCGATGCCGAGCGCTATATCCAGGCCTATGGAGCCGGTGGGGATGGCGGGGATGGAATGCGACGCCTCGTCATCCAGGCGCATGATGGAGCCTTTGCCGAACTTGCGTTCGATGGTGGTCAGGGCGGTGCCGAGCGCTTCCTTGCGCAGGGCATCGGGGTCTACGGCTTTACGGGCCATGTGGTTTCCTCCGAAATTTACTGGCGGCAACAAACGAGCAACACGTTTGGATACCAGATACGCCTTCTGCGGGCAACACCCATATATATGGGGAAAAAGCGCGGGATGCACGGCGGGTTGCGGGGCGCGGGCGGGGTGAGCCGCGCTCCGGGACTTGCCCTCGGCGCCGATCTCACATAATGGACCCTCCCATGGCGGAACAAAAAAGATATGATGCGCTGGCGCTGCTCTCCGGCGGCTTGGATTCCATTCTGGCCATGCGTACGGTCATGGACCAGGGACTGTCCGTTCTGGGACTGCACTTCGTCACGCCCTTTTTCGGCAAGCCCCACCTCATCCCGTTCTGGCGGAGCCATTACGGCATCGAGGTTGTGGAAGTGGACATCAGCCAAAAGTATGTGGACATGATCCTCGACGGGCCTTCCCAGGGGTTCGGCAAGTGGCTCAACCCGTGCATCGACTGCAAGATCGTCATGCTCGGACACGCGCGCGGGCTCATGGCCGAATACGGGGCGAAGTTCCTGATCTCCGGCGAGGTCATCGGCCAGCGGCCCATGAGCCAGCGGGAAGACGCCCTCAACTTGATCACCAAGCGGGCCGAGGTGCGCGATCTGCTTCTGCGCCCCCTGTGCGCCGGGAACCTTCCGCCCACGCCCATGGAGGAATCCGGGCTGGTGGACCGGGCCCGGCTTCACGACTGGCACGGCCGGGGGCGCAAACCGCAATACGCCCTGGCCGAACAGTACGGCTTCACCGAGATCCCCACACCGGCGGGCGGCTGCTGCCTGACCGAGTCCCAGGGCGCGGCCCGTTTCGTCAAGCTGCTGACCCATCGCGACCGGCCGACTCCAAACGATTTTTCCCTGGTCCGCGCCGGACGGCAGGTCTGGGCCGGGTCGCACTGGCTGGCTTTCGGCCGAACTTCCGTCGACAACGATCAACTCGCCGCCTGCGCCGAGCCGAACGACTATGTCTTCAAGCTGGCCGACCTGCCCGGTCCCCTGGCAGTGGGCAGACCCGTCGCGGGCGACTGGGAGCCGGAGACCGTGCGGGACGCCGCCGC contains:
- the recA gene encoding recombinase RecA; protein product: MARKAVDPDALRKEALGTALTTIERKFGKGSIMRLDDEASHSIPAIPTGSIGLDIALGIGGVPRGRVIEIFGPESSGKTTLALHIIAQAQKRGGAAAFVDAEHALDPGYAKRLGVKTEELLISQPDYGEQALEIADLLVRSGALDVVVIDSVAALIPQSELEGQMGETQVGSQARLMSHALRKLTGTIHKSNCVVIFINQIRMKIGMTGYGNPETTSGGNALKFYASCRLDIRRIQTLKDKEEAYGIRARIKVVKNKVAPPFRQAEVDVLYGQGISRMGELIDMGVENGIIEKSGAWYGFGSEKLGQGKENVRALLTDNPDLAEAIEEALMTHLGFRDAPEETTGDAGDAGDSGE
- a CDS encoding tRNA(5-methylaminomethyl-2-thiouridylate) methyltransferase, with amino-acid sequence MAEQKRYDALALLSGGLDSILAMRTVMDQGLSVLGLHFVTPFFGKPHLIPFWRSHYGIEVVEVDISQKYVDMILDGPSQGFGKWLNPCIDCKIVMLGHARGLMAEYGAKFLISGEVIGQRPMSQREDALNLITKRAEVRDLLLRPLCAGNLPPTPMEESGLVDRARLHDWHGRGRKPQYALAEQYGFTEIPTPAGGCCLTESQGAARFVKLLTHRDRPTPNDFSLVRAGRQVWAGSHWLAFGRTSVDNDQLAACAEPNDYVFKLADLPGPLAVGRPVAGDWEPETVRDAAALVSSYSGKARKLFESTGEPTRVSVSRGGNVEIVSVVPARETALAWSEPAPDLVREWKKKEVKA